TGATTTTTCTGCAGTGACGGCGTGTTGTGATCTCAGTACACGACTTTGAGCAGGCTGCTCAGAGAAAGAGAAATCCCTGTTGTTTCCCAAAGGGCGCTGACTTCGGCGTACCATGTTCGACGGGAAGCTGCGCGGCGTTCCAGTCGATTTTGCCAGGCTCATAATCATAAATATTCCGGTAACCCAGTTCCTGCAGACGCTGTACCGCCTGTTCGGAAAGTTTACATTCGAAATTCAGACTGTAAACAATGATCGTTTGACTTTTATCTGGGAACATCTGCAGGAATAGCTCATCAAACTGTGGGTCGAGTGGAATATTAATGGCGCCGCGTAAGTGAAACTTTTGATAGCATGCTTCGGGCAACACCTCGACCAGTTTCAAATCAGGACATGATACGATGAGCCCTTGTAAATCATTTCTGCTGATGGTCACCATGGTCTCGACCCTGTTGTACAAAACTCTTGAGCGGCTTTGCCCTCATTCTTTTTTGTACTTCTAAAATCATTGGAAGTGTGCCCGCCTACTTTCCACCTTATTTTATTAAGATCAAAGAAGATAAATATCAGGCTGAAAGAGCGACATCACGAGGGTGAATTTCTGATGCTGCTATCGGGAAATGCCCCAGTAGAAGTGTGAAGGTGAACTGGAAGAACATGGAATGTTGGTAAAAGCTGATGAGACTATTGTTTTTCAAGCACCCATTGGATTGCATTGCGGGTTAATTCGGTTGCGTTTTCCAGGTCCAACTTGTGTTTGATATTTTCCCGGTACGTCTCTACCGTTTTGGGGCTCAGATTCAGCTTTTCGGCAATCTGCCGCGTCGTTTCGCCCTGACCGATCTGCTCAAAGACTTCCAGTTCACGATCGGAGAGACTTTCAATGGGAGATTCATTGGAGTAATTATCTGAACCAATCGAGCGGCAGATCATACGCTCTGTAATTTCGGAACTGAGAAAGACCTTCCCTTTCAGCACCCGATAAATGGCTTCGATGAGCTGCTCCGGGGCCTGTTGTTTATTCACAAAGCCTAATGCGCCTGCCCGAATACACCGTTCTGCAAATAAGGTTTCATCATGCATGGAAACCGTCAGCATTTTGATCTGTTTGAATTGTGATTTGATATCTTTGATCAATTCCAGACCACTTCCATCTTTCAGCGAAATATCAACGATGATCAGGTCTGGCGGATCGTTCATCACCTGTTTGATCGCACCGACTTTGCTGTCTGCTTCTGCGCAGACTTGAAGATCCGGTTCCCGTTCAATCAGTCGCGAATATCCTTCTCTTACAATTGGGTGGTCATCGACAATCATAATTCGCGTTTTTTGCTGATTTGAATTGCTCATAAAATGATGCTCCCACCTCGTTCACTCATAATTTGATTGCAGAGCTGACGCTAAGAACCTGCTTCGAAAACTCAGAGACTTTTCCTGCCTCCTGCGCTCTCTAAGTATCATTATACAACTAGACAAAATTGTCCGAAAGAGCATGTTTCTTTCAATTTTGGGAATTCGAATAAGTGTCTGTTTTTACTCTGGGATCATCGTTTCCGGGGTTCTGGCCCCTTTACCAGGATCCTGCGGTTACTTTAAGATAGACTCGCATTATCCGCCCTGATGCTTGGTGTCAATGTTCCTGCTTTTTCAAAGCGATTCAGTTCCTCACATTTTCTAGACCTTCAGAGAGACAGACACTGATGAGTATCTATCAACGTTTCGGTGTGGAGCCGATCATTAATGCTTGCGGCAGTGTGACGCGGCTGGGCGGGGCACCGATGCCTTCGCAGGTATTGGAAGCGTTTCGCGAAGCCGCCGGTGAGTGGGTTCCGTTAGAGCAGCTGCAGGCCGCCGCTTCAAAAAAAATCGCCGCGCATACAGGGACGGAAGCAGGGTTGGTCACTTCCGGTGCTGCGGGGGCATTGACGTTGGGAACGGCTGCGATTCTGGCGGGACACAACATGCGACGGATCGAACAGCTGCCGCACTGCGAAGAGTTTCCCCATGAATTCATCATCGCGCGGGAACAGCGCAGCGGCTATGATCATGCCGTCCGCGCCGCGGGAGCAAGGCTGGTCGAGGTCGGCTTCAACGAAATTGTTTCCAATGCCGGCGTGCGTCGCACGGAAAGCTGGGAATATGCGTCGGCGATTACCGAGAAAACTGCGGGCATCGTGTATGTAAATGCGGCTGATTCACAACCGGCATTGGCCGAAGTTGTGGAAGTCGCGCGGCAGCATGAGTTACCGGTTCTAGTCGATGCGGCCGGTGAACTGCCTCCCCGCGACAATCTCAAAGCGATTGCTGCCACGGGGGCCGATCTGGTTGCCTTCAGCGGGGGGAAGGCGATTCGCGGGCCACAGTCCACCGGTCTGCTATGTGGCAAACGCGAGTTGATTTCTTCAGCCGCGTTACAGATGCTTGATATGGATGATCATTTCGAACTCTGGCAGCCTCCCGCTGATTTGATCGATACGTCATTATTTCAGGGAATCCCCCGACATGGAATTGGCAGGGCGCTCAAGGTTTCCAAGGAAGAAATTATGGCGTTCCTGACTGCGTTAGACCTGTTTGCTTCGGGAGCGTACGACGCGCAGAATCAGGAATTCCAGTCCTGGCTGGAAATGATCGGAGAAGAACTGGAACTCGCACAGGTCCACGCCACCTGTTATCTGGCCACGCCAATCAGCAGCGAACGCTGGCCTCTATTGGATATTCATATTGATGAAGACGCTGTAGGAACCGCGT
This genomic interval from Gimesia alba contains the following:
- a CDS encoding rhodanese-like domain-containing protein, which gives rise to MVTISRNDLQGLIVSCPDLKLVEVLPEACYQKFHLRGAINIPLDPQFDELFLQMFPDKSQTIIVYSLNFECKLSEQAVQRLQELGYRNIYDYEPGKIDWNAAQLPVEHGTPKSAPFGKQQGFLFL
- a CDS encoding response regulator: MSNSNQQKTRIMIVDDHPIVREGYSRLIEREPDLQVCAEADSKVGAIKQVMNDPPDLIIVDISLKDGSGLELIKDIKSQFKQIKMLTVSMHDETLFAERCIRAGALGFVNKQQAPEQLIEAIYRVLKGKVFLSSEITERMICRSIGSDNYSNESPIESLSDRELEVFEQIGQGETTRQIAEKLNLSPKTVETYRENIKHKLDLENATELTRNAIQWVLEKQ
- a CDS encoding aminotransferase class V-fold PLP-dependent enzyme, with translation MSIYQRFGVEPIINACGSVTRLGGAPMPSQVLEAFREAAGEWVPLEQLQAAASKKIAAHTGTEAGLVTSGAAGALTLGTAAILAGHNMRRIEQLPHCEEFPHEFIIAREQRSGYDHAVRAAGARLVEVGFNEIVSNAGVRRTESWEYASAITEKTAGIVYVNAADSQPALAEVVEVARQHELPVLVDAAGELPPRDNLKAIAATGADLVAFSGGKAIRGPQSTGLLCGKRELISSAALQMLDMDDHFELWQPPADLIDTSLFQGIPRHGIGRALKVSKEEIMAFLTALDLFASGAYDAQNQEFQSWLEMIGEELELAQVHATCYLATPISSERWPLLDIHIDEDAVGTAFEVCQRLRQGSPSIYVNHARLQEGILTINPLCLTAEHARTIATRLCEELK